In Portunus trituberculatus isolate SZX2019 chromosome 45, ASM1759143v1, whole genome shotgun sequence, the DNA window ctATCACTGCTaacaatataatgataataatgataataatgataataataataataataataatattattattattattattattattattattattattattattattattattattattattattattattattattattattattattattattattattattattattattattattattattattattattattattattattattattattattattattattattattattattattattattattattattattattattattattattattattattattattattattattattattattattattattattattattattattattattattattattattattattattattattaataattattattataataataataattattaataataataataataataataataataataataataataataataataataataataataataataataataataataataataataataataataataataataataataataataataataataataataataataataataataataataataataataataataataataataataataataataataataataataataataataataataataataataataataataataataataataataataataataataataataataataattataataatgataataatgataataataataagaagaaaagaggaagaattaaataacattgttattattattattattattattattattattattattattattattattattattattattaatataacattaataataataataataataataataataataataataataataataataataataataataatcataataataataatgataataatattataataatatagtaatagtaataataataataataataataataataataataataataataataataataataataataataataataataataataataataataataataataataataataataataataataataataataataataataataataataataataataataataataataataataataataataataataataataataataataataataataataataataataataataataataatgatgctaataataataaaaataataatgatatcaataataataaaactaataatgataatgatgttgataacaataatgataataataataataataataataataataataataataataataataatataataataataataataataataataataataataataataataataataataataataataataataacaatagtaataataataataatgataataatgataattattattataattatagtaacaacaatatcaTGAAGTGAAATTCATACCACATACTGCACTGCGACATCAGAGAAAGTATGTTACATATGTGGCAATTATATAAACAGGTGTTTATCGGTTTCTGGAGAATTGACAAGTTACCATAATGAAGGAGTGTATTAACATGCAAAGGCAAAGCGTTCCGTGTTTGGGGACCGGTACGTAATGCACTTTGTATAGAAAGAGTTGTTCTGAACTGTGGACATAATCAGGTTGACATCATTGCCTCGAGTATTGTATGGTGTGTGTACAAGTGTGAACGCCTGAGCTCCATAATGTTGTGTAGAATACTTCAACATgcttaacaataaaaaatacttaTGAATATTTGTGAACGTGGGAACGTTTTATGCATTTATAATGTTTTGTGTTGACTCAATCCTATTCATATAAAAGATGCATCTGAATATTTTGTTTTGAGCTTTGGTTAGTGTTTTGATGAAGGTGTGCCAATATGTCAGGTGGGGATAACTAGTGACAGATTCAGGAGTAAGATTAGTGCCAACTCTATATAGATTTCCACATATTCTTGGTAATTTTTTTACGACAAAAGATATCTGTTGATACCAGTTCATATTTTCGTCTATATAAACATCCAAAATTTTGTAAATTTTACTCCGTCCACTTTGTTCACTGCAGTGGTGACAGAGGGAATGTTGTGTCGTGCCGAACGattttgaaaagaaaacatgtaatTAATTTGTGTAGTGTTTAGGCTCAAATTGATGATTCTAgtccagaatttttttttttttctaattttgctttCTAATTGATATGAAGATCGTTAATGTTTGAGTCATCTATCAATAAATTagaattaatgtgtgtgtgtgtgtgtgtgtgtgtgtgtgtgtgtgtgtgtgtgtgtgtgtgtgtgtgtgtgtgtgtgtgtgtgtgtgtgtgtgtgtgtgagtgtgtatcagagagtgtgtgtgtgagggagcagaaaatcttttcctttccgtGCTACCTTCATtcattatgaaaaaaacaatttcTTCTAGACAATGCATACACGCGGCACTGCGGTTGATTCACGtctccccctcactccctcactcttcaGCCCCTCATGCCCACTCCTTTGTCTCCACTTTGTCTCCCCTCTGTCGCCCCTCACAAGTCTGCCAATAGGGAACGTTTTTCTCAAGTCCACCAGAGAATTTTTTGAACTCACAGAGATTTATTCACATTCTTTATACTGTTCCTGCAAAGCAACTCTATAATTTCCATATGAATCATTGCAGTAGCTTCAGACGATATCAGATGTGTAGTTCGTACCATTTTGTTTCGTCGTTTTTATTTCTTAGTGTCacttaatgtttttgttttctgacattaatattttgttatacatgtatttattatcgttattttaTTCACGCATGCAGTCCCGCTCACTATGTATCGTTACTCTCATTATGATGTGTACAGTGTCCGCAGAGTCAGTATCGCAGCGGTAGAGTAGTTgttagcaatagtaataatagtagcagtagtagtagtagtagtagtagtagtagtagtagtagtagtagtagtagtagtagtagtagtagtagtgcgagGCACCATCACCCCCACTCCTCCTCGCGTGGGGGGGAGGGCTGCCTCGGGTCCCTAGGGAAGGGCGAGGTGCCGCAGACACAGACCCACAGACTCTTGATGTCCTCTACAGATATCACATGCTATTGTGGCGCAGGAACAGGGAAGGGAACGGACTCGTGGCCGCCTTAGGCAGACagaacctcttctctctcttcttcctcttcctcttcctcagcctGCTCCTCCGGTCTTCGCTCCGGTCCCTGCATCCACAGGTCTCTCTTGCCCAAAAATTCTGACCCCATAGCGCGTTTACCCAAGAACTCTGATCCCATTGCTCTCTTCCCTAGGAATTCTGAACCCATCGCCCTCTTACCTAAAAACTCTGATCCCATAGCGCGCTTACCCAAGAATTCTGAACCCATTGCTCTCTTGCCAAGGAACTCTGAACCCATCGCTCTCTTCCCTAGAAACTCAGAGCCCATTGCCCTTTTCCCGAGGAATTCTGAACCCATCGCACGTTTTCCCAAGAATTCTGAGCCCATTGCACGCTTCCCTAAAAATTCTGAACCCATCGCTCGCTTACCTAAAAACTCGGAACCCATTGCCCTTTTTCCCAAGAATTCTGAACCCATCGCGCGCTTACCCAAGAATTCAGACCCCATTGCTCGCTTACCCAGGAATTCAGACCCCATTGCACGCTTTCCTAAAAATTCTGAGCCCACCGCGCGCTTACCCAAGAATTCTGACCCCATTGCTCGTTTACCCAAGAACTCTGACCCCATTTTCttgttgaggaggagggagaagtagCGGGCGAGGCGGCTGCGTGATAAATCTCCTAGAGCCCTTTTGTCCGGCGCATCGTGAAGGTCTCCGGCGTCATTCTGTTCATTATATTGACCAGTGAAGCTCATCTGCTCCTTCTTCAGGTCGTCAGCGTGGTCTTGGCCCTCCTCGGTGACGCAGGGGTCCGGCTCACACGTCTTCTCGGGCCCAGACACAGCGACGGACCTTTTGCCCAAGAATTCCGACCCGATTCGTCTCACTCCACGGCTCAGAATCTGCGGGGCGGCGTAGCGCGGGCCGGGTTGCGCCATGGCCACCAGCAGGTACCGTAACATCGGGTCCCTCGCTGCGCGCTTCTCCACATAACTCACGCTTTCATCTGCAGGATACAAGCCGGGTACTATTAAGCTTCGTGTGGCATTTTGGGTATCATTACGACTGTCTTGAAAGGATACATTGAGTGAAAGTCTAATATTCTTACACGCTTTGTTCGTATACCTAAGTAGGATGCAATAAGGCTCGTATTATTAAGCAGTTTAGGTTATCACTTATCATGAGAACTGTTTTCAAAGTTATTGTGACGAGTCGAGTCCAGTATTTCTAACCGCTTGACTCTCATCAAATCTACTTTCAAATGCCACAGATATgaaccacagagatgatttgtaGTGTTCTCGTGTTTGCTGTTTTTAATGGTAATATAGATTTCTTGCTTAACTTTTACTAATACCACGAAAACACTCTCCAGGAAAACATTGATGACTTCTACTGCAGGAAATGATAAGAAGTAGAggtgagacgaagaaaaagttGGAAATATGAACTTATTATCaccaaggatacacacacacacacacacacacacacacacacacacctggttgaGTGTTCTGCAGGGCGGCGGACAGCACACAGGACATGCAGGAGAGCACCACGATACACTTGGTCAGGCATGGCGTTCCCTGCACCATCACACCTCTGCTCCTGccgggggaaaagaaaaaaaaaagaaaaaactgtagCATCAACAAATtaaagtagcagtaatagtaaaagtagtttcCCCTTACTTCCCGCTAAATATCCCGTTTTCTATTGCATAACAGATTGTGGGATCCATGACGTCACCACAACAGTCAAACCCTCATTTCATCTCGCAGTGGTACTAGATAATGGCGGTGTGTGTAGTTGCTGTTCACCGGGCAGGAGCAAGATGCAGAGGAGGTAAGACTGACATGATGCTGTTAAGTTATGCAGGGAAAGGAACGCAGTAAAAAGTAAGGGGTTGGGGGAAAAGGAATggcaggggagaagggaggaagccaGGAAGACACCAGACGAGAACAAACGAGTGCTCAAGAAGGTTCGATCAGCAGCAGACTCTTGAGTTGCttgaggcgggttcacacgtgccaatttgcgactaaaATTCCGAGTCACTAGAaatatcgactgagcccttctagtcggaaaacgtcacacacacacatacgtagatTAAGTGGATATCAACATAGAAAGTATAgacgaaaaagaataaagttgGCAGgtaaagtaagaggaggaagttaaagatgcaaagataaagaaaatacagataaatGGGAGTgatagagataagaaaataacgaGAAGGAATAAGATACCAAAGAGGGCAATTAAGAGAGAGACGTGAAATGTATGTAGCTACGTATGTGAGCCATGGGGAAGTTGAGACGAgacaggaagatgaaggagaaacaggaggaggaggaggaggaggaagacagagaggatGACAAATACTTGAGTGGTGAGAAATATTGGCTGGCTAGACATCTgccttgcaacacacacacacacacacacacacacacacacacacacacacacacgtccgagGAGAGGTTGTAATGAAAAAAGATAGATTTGCACTAATTTCTCACCGAAGGGAAGGGCAGATATACATTACACTGCCACTCTGATTAAGACACTGTTAGGTTTGAATAATTGTCACGTCAGCTAAGGTGTCAGGTCtgatttttttacctttttgtctcattttttattctattttgtggTAGACAAGGTGAGATTTGTGGCTCTTTAAGGGAGCTATAGCGTCTCTTaggtgttgttgatgttgttgctattgttgttgctgcctctactactactacaactactactacgactactactacaacaaatactactactactactactactactactactactactactactactactactaccagcactaccattaccaccatcaccaccatcactactactactactactactactactactactactactactactactactactactactaatcaggTGCAAGTGCAGGTAATCAATCCCCTTCATTCTTCACCCTTCCCTATCGATTTATTGAGGAAAAGACACGTATGGCAGAGACAGTCGATGTATCATAGCCTGGACATCTTATTGTCACAGTCTCTCTTGAATCCTCGCAGGAAAGGATTACAAGAGAAcccaaaggaagaaagagtcaACACGCTAGGTAGTTTTAAGGTCAGATGATGGtataggaaaacaaaacaggtGGTAATAGGAAAGTTGGCAATGGATGGACATTTATGATTGGTACATACAGAATGATGGTCAGTGTAAGCCAGCTAGCCTTTACTAATCTCCTTTCTTATAGTTTAGTAAGAGTGATAAACTGTAATAAACTCCAATTTTAATATATATAGTGGTTAGTGAATGTATATACGAATACATGAAAGTAAACTGTtcattaatcccttgagtaccacgaTGCGTTTTctaattcattctgcttactatttgacgattttatacagtatcagaaatttatgtggaggtgttaaaatagtgaaaactctggccattaatcctctgaactccatagacccttcctaatgtaccccgagaaaatggtctaatcgtacacaaggtagaaatgtgccCACTATTAATAcacgagaaacaaagaaatcttGATGAACatggtgaaaaataaatagagggtGAAttaaagaagtagaaagagTAGTGGGAATAGTAGAAAAGCCTCACAATGGTTAGTATTAAGAGAACACAGTAtcgtaaaggagggaaagtgttCAGACATTAAAGGAGGTTATGAGTGTCAGTGGAAAGAAGGATAATTGTTtcttaagttatttttttctttttggtattCTGTGTGAAATGAAGCTGGATTTGTAGgatagggaaggtgaaggatatTTTTTATGTACTGTACTGTAGGATATGGAGAGAAGTAGATAGGTAGGGTTtaggtttactctctctctctctctctctctctctctctctctctctctctctctctctctctctctctctctctctctctctctccattcactcAAGAGAAAGCAAATTGAGGTGAGGGAAACTTGGCGTCCGTGAACTGAACTGGCGGCGCCTTGGCAGATGCGTCTCCTCACACGAAGTTCCCTAAACTAAGAGAGGCGAGGGCGGCCGCGGCTGTCCCCTGGGAGGCCTGAAGGGCGGCATGGAGTGAGGGAAAAGTACGGAGAAGGTGTCCCCACAAGATGTCATTTCGAGAAGAccgtctttcattctccctctctgtggcttctatgtctctctcggtctctctgtctctctgtccctctctgtcGTGGCGAGTTTATAAGATAGGTTGGTTCTTTTGCTTCTtgcctttgttgtgtgtgtgtgtgtgtgtgtgtgtgtgtgtgtgtgtgtgtgtgtgtctctctctctctctctctctctctctctctctctctctctctctctctctctctctctctctctctctctctctctctctctctctctctctctctcatatttcaccACTAACGCTCTGCTAACTACATTCCTCATACCTATTCCACCTTCCTAATTTAGTAAGACCTCCGCACGAACGCgtcccccgacacacacactgaagtattcctcctccttcccctccccctcttcctcctcctccttctccttctccttctccttctctttctcctcctcctcctactactactactactactactactgctactgctactgctactgctactactactaagtatATCCTAAGACGTTAAAGTCCATTCTGGCTTCCTCGTATAGACAATGGAGAAAACGAATCAAGAAGCGTAACAGAAAACGGATATGTTTTAAAGGCAGACACGTGTAGGTGGCCTAATATCCCTAATAACAAGGCAGTCTCTTTCACAAACTCTCATTATAGGATGATACGATAAACAATGACGTTTTTTGGACTGAGTGAACTGAAGTGTGAGGAAAACTGAGAGGAG includes these proteins:
- the LOC123519436 gene encoding ribosome-binding protein 1-like — translated: MVQGTPCLTKCIVVLSCMSCVLSAALQNTQPDESVSYVEKRAARDPMLRYLLVAMAQPGPRYAAPQILSRGVRRIGSEFLGKRSVAVSGPEKTCEPDPCVTEEGQDHADDLKKEQMSFTGQYNEQNDAGDLHDAPDKRALGDLSRSRLARYFSLLLNKKMGSEFLGKRAMGSEFLGKRAVGSEFLGKRAMGSEFLGKRAMGSEFLGKRAMGSEFLGKRAMGSEFLGKRAMGSEFLGKRAMGSEFLGKRAMGSEFLGKRAMGSEFLGKRAMGSEFLGKRAMGSEFLGKRAMGSEFLGKRAMGSEFLGKRAMGSEFLGKRAMGSEFLGKRDLWMQGPERRPEEQAEEEEEEEEREEVLSA